Proteins encoded by one window of Streptococcus sanguinis:
- a CDS encoding HAD-IA family hydrolase: protein MKKAFIWDLDGTLLDSYDAILAGIEETYAHYGLDFDRASIHSYILKHSVQKLLEEVASEKGLDAAEMNAFRGASLKEKNAQVHLMEGASEILAWAEEQGIAQFVYTHKGLNAHQILKDLGIHDYFIEIITTANGFERKPHPEGVDYMLDKYGLDKQETYYIGDRTLDVDVAVNSGIQSINFCDYRPEINHKIEKLMDIKQLFTK from the coding sequence ATGAAAAAAGCGTTTATTTGGGATTTAGACGGCACCTTGCTGGACTCCTACGATGCTATTTTGGCGGGGATTGAGGAAACCTACGCTCACTATGGTCTGGACTTCGACAGGGCGAGTATTCACAGCTATATCCTAAAGCACTCTGTCCAGAAGCTCTTGGAGGAAGTGGCATCTGAGAAGGGGCTGGACGCTGCTGAGATGAATGCCTTCCGTGGAGCAAGTCTAAAGGAAAAGAATGCTCAGGTCCATCTGATGGAAGGAGCTTCAGAGATATTGGCCTGGGCTGAGGAGCAGGGCATTGCTCAGTTTGTCTATACCCACAAGGGACTCAATGCCCATCAAATCCTGAAAGACTTGGGAATTCATGATTATTTTATAGAAATCATCACAACAGCCAACGGCTTTGAGCGCAAGCCCCACCCAGAAGGTGTCGACTATATGCTCGATAAATATGGCCTGGATAAGCAGGAAACCTACTATATCGGCGATCGGACGCTGGACGTGGATGTCGCAGTCAACAGTGGCATCCAGAGCATTAACTTCTGTGACTACCGACCAGAAATCAATCACAAAATAGAGAAGTTGATGGATATCAAGCAATTATTTACAAAATAA
- a CDS encoding YcxB family protein, with product MFPIRITTLVTEEVYKRFSWAILIRRKGFVLYIIILIIGLFTYVMLGPLEEKIISIILALPIFASMYYFGMNYQIKRAYQKNPLFQNMEVTLIFDREAFIARYIRGEFHYTYDDIVKVIMTKQDFYILIGENTGFAIEKENCSPEALEFLLELHIEHM from the coding sequence ATGTTTCCAATTCGTATTACAACTCTTGTGACTGAAGAAGTTTATAAAAGATTTTCATGGGCTATTCTCATACGACGAAAAGGATTTGTATTATACATAATCATACTGATAATCGGGCTGTTCACCTACGTAATGCTCGGCCCATTAGAGGAAAAGATAATATCCATCATATTGGCTCTCCCTATTTTCGCCTCTATGTACTATTTTGGCATGAATTATCAGATAAAGAGAGCTTATCAAAAAAATCCTTTATTTCAGAACATGGAGGTCACTCTGATATTTGACAGAGAGGCTTTTATCGCAAGATATATACGCGGAGAATTTCACTATACCTATGATGATATTGTCAAAGTCATTATGACAAAGCAAGATTTTTATATCTTGATAGGAGAGAACACTGGTTTCGCAATTGAAAAAGAAAACTGTTCTCCCGAGGCTCTTGAGTTCTTGCTAGAACTTCACATTGAGCATATGTAA
- a CDS encoding MATE family efflux transporter has product MTTYKKIMNIALPAMAENFLQMLMGMVDSYLVASLGLIAISGVSVAGNIITIYQAIFIALVAAISSLISKTLAQGDKERLAYHTAEAIKLTLLLSLLLGLISLLFGRQMLDLLGTEKAVAEAGGLYLALVGGTIVLLGLMTSFGALVRVTRNPRFPMYVSLLTNVLNALFSGLGIYVFRLGIVGVALGTVLARLVGVLILWRELDLSTIRWSWGLDGELLRLSLPAAGERLMMRAGDVVIIAIVVVFGTDAVAGNAIGEVLTQFNYMPAFGVATATVMLVGHAVGEGDMKEVGLIRQRTFWLSFACMWPVALGIFALGRPLTLLYTDNSGAITASLLVILFSLLGTPMAVGTVIYTAVWQGLGNARLPFYATTIGMWLIRIVTGYLLGVTFGLGLPGVWAGTLLDNGFRWLFLKVLFDRKMREIT; this is encoded by the coding sequence ATGACGACCTATAAAAAAATCATGAATATCGCCTTGCCGGCTATGGCGGAGAACTTTTTGCAGATGCTCATGGGAATGGTCGACAGCTATCTGGTGGCCAGTCTTGGGTTGATTGCGATCTCTGGTGTCTCGGTGGCCGGCAACATCATTACGATTTATCAGGCAATCTTTATCGCGCTGGTGGCTGCTATTTCCAGTCTCATCTCCAAGACTCTGGCTCAAGGAGACAAGGAGCGTTTGGCCTATCATACAGCTGAGGCTATCAAGCTGACGCTGCTTCTGAGCCTTCTGTTGGGGCTGATTTCTCTACTCTTTGGCAGGCAGATGCTGGATCTTCTAGGGACAGAAAAGGCAGTGGCTGAAGCTGGGGGGCTTTATCTGGCTCTGGTCGGCGGGACTATTGTTCTGCTTGGCTTGATGACTTCCTTTGGGGCTCTAGTGCGGGTCACGCGCAATCCTAGATTTCCCATGTATGTCAGTCTTCTGACTAATGTCCTCAATGCCCTCTTTTCCGGTCTGGGGATTTACGTCTTTCGGCTTGGTATTGTCGGTGTAGCGCTGGGAACGGTGCTGGCTCGTTTGGTGGGTGTGTTGATTCTTTGGCGGGAGCTGGATTTGTCCACAATCCGCTGGAGCTGGGGCTTAGATGGCGAGCTTTTGCGCCTGTCTCTGCCGGCTGCTGGAGAGCGGCTCATGATGCGGGCGGGTGATGTAGTTATTATTGCCATTGTGGTCGTCTTTGGGACAGACGCAGTAGCGGGAAATGCCATCGGTGAAGTTCTGACTCAGTTTAATTATATGCCTGCCTTTGGGGTTGCGACAGCAACTGTCATGTTGGTAGGCCATGCGGTAGGTGAGGGAGATATGAAAGAGGTCGGTCTGATTCGTCAGCGGACCTTCTGGCTGTCTTTTGCTTGCATGTGGCCTGTGGCTTTAGGGATTTTCGCCCTTGGTCGGCCGCTGACCTTGCTCTATACGGATAATAGCGGAGCTATCACAGCCAGTCTTTTAGTTATCCTATTCTCACTGCTGGGAACTCCCATGGCAGTGGGAACCGTGATTTACACAGCTGTCTGGCAGGGGCTGGGCAATGCTAGACTGCCCTTTTATGCCACGACTATTGGTATGTGGCTGATTCGCATCGTTACAGGTTATTTGCTGGGTGTGACATTTGGCTTGGGTCTGCCGGGGGTCTGGGCTGGGACGCTCTTGGACAATGGCTTCCGCTGGTTATTTTTAAAGGTTTTATTTGACAGAAAAATGAGGGAAATCACATGA